The proteins below are encoded in one region of Peribacillus muralis:
- a CDS encoding Fur-regulated basic protein FbpA, translating to MGMRLRKAVETKRNFLINKLINEGIYKKNDIHLFEWTLTDLEEEYVKLSKTKQHEADTGDHPPCMIEHWAIH from the coding sequence ATGGGGATGAGATTACGCAAAGCAGTTGAAACGAAACGGAACTTTCTAATCAATAAGTTGATTAACGAGGGGATTTATAAAAAGAACGACATCCATCTATTTGAATGGACCTTGACCGATTTAGAGGAGGAATATGTGAAATTAAGTAAAACGAAACAACACGAAGCGGACACTGGGGATCATCCCCCCTGTATGATTGAGCACTGGGCCATCCACTGA